A region from the Colwellia sp. PAMC 21821 genome encodes:
- the bioD gene encoding dethiobiotin synthase translates to MLKLFITATDTDAGKTYAAQALAHAFVNTNKKVAVYKPISAGCERINNDLVNEDALLLLKQSNCQQPITQVNPIAFEQPIAPHIAAAQLQQVIGLTDIQAGYENVTVLEADIVICEGAGGWRLPLGQGKFLSEFVQASQQDVILVVNMKLGCLNHAVLTYQSIIADGLKCLGWIANCPEDMPYLTENISELTTLLPIPKLAVLPFDKDITNAAKRIDISLLTSQY, encoded by the coding sequence ATGTTGAAATTATTTATTACCGCCACCGACACAGACGCGGGGAAAACTTACGCAGCGCAAGCACTTGCGCACGCCTTTGTTAATACAAATAAAAAAGTGGCGGTATATAAACCGATATCTGCGGGTTGCGAACGCATTAATAATGATTTAGTAAACGAAGATGCCTTGTTATTACTTAAGCAATCTAATTGCCAGCAACCCATTACTCAAGTTAACCCCATTGCTTTCGAACAGCCTATTGCCCCACATATAGCTGCAGCTCAGTTACAACAAGTTATTGGTTTAACTGATATTCAAGCTGGCTATGAAAATGTTACAGTATTAGAGGCTGACATTGTGATATGTGAAGGTGCTGGTGGTTGGCGCTTACCGCTTGGGCAAGGAAAGTTTTTATCCGAGTTTGTTCAAGCAAGCCAACAAGATGTCATCCTTGTCGTTAATATGAAGCTAGGTTGTTTAAACCATGCAGTATTAACTTATCAGTCTATTATAGCTGATGGCTTGAAATGCTTGGGCTGGATAGCTAATTGCCCAGAAGATATGCCATATTTAACTGAAAATATTAGTGAGTTAACTACCTTACTACCAATACCTAAATTGGCAGTTTTACCTTTTGATAAAGATATTACTAACGCGGCGAAGCGTATAGATATTTCACTATTAACTTCGCAATATTAA
- a CDS encoding ectonucleotide pyrophosphatase/phosphodiesterase has product MNLKASILLGCFISSVGWAKTPLILLSIDGFAQHYIEQYKPKTLMSLIQQGTSAKALLPVYPSKTFPNHLSIITGRYPVNHGIVHNSFFHRDIGKSYKFGAGKNDIRWLTADPLWHINEMQGNKSAVYFWPESETAIDNNTASYYYPYDHFTPNENRLEQILTWLRLPEAERPNFIAGYFASVDDAGHEFGANSPELINAISKLDTLLGNFVDQINQEFNGEVNLVIVSDHGMTKIDKDHVIKWQENIVEGVKAINGSTQLYLYSDSDSNLQQTVQLLNNNKTVAGKENYRIYQYPNFPKHWQLNRKTAAVPDVIIEALPSYIFENGKKTIKPETHGYDSKFQPELNAIFIAIGPAFRKNVQVEAFENVNVLPIITRALKLKDVDNIDGNYKVAELMIK; this is encoded by the coding sequence ATGAATCTAAAAGCAAGTATACTTTTGGGCTGTTTTATTTCTTCCGTAGGTTGGGCTAAAACACCGCTGATATTATTATCAATCGATGGTTTTGCTCAACACTATATAGAGCAATATAAACCCAAAACATTAATGTCGCTTATTCAGCAGGGCACTAGTGCTAAGGCTTTGTTACCGGTTTACCCAAGTAAAACCTTCCCTAATCACCTAAGTATTATCACGGGTCGTTATCCTGTAAATCATGGCATAGTGCATAATTCGTTTTTCCATCGAGATATTGGGAAGTCATATAAATTTGGTGCTGGAAAAAACGATATTAGATGGCTTACCGCAGATCCACTTTGGCATATCAATGAAATGCAGGGTAATAAATCTGCCGTTTATTTTTGGCCTGAATCAGAAACCGCGATAGATAACAACACGGCCAGTTATTATTATCCTTATGATCACTTCACTCCCAATGAAAACAGACTTGAACAAATACTGACATGGTTACGTCTGCCCGAAGCTGAACGTCCAAATTTTATCGCTGGTTACTTTGCCAGTGTAGATGATGCAGGGCACGAGTTCGGTGCAAACTCGCCAGAACTTATTAACGCTATTAGTAAACTTGATACCTTACTGGGTAATTTTGTCGATCAAATTAACCAAGAGTTTAATGGAGAGGTTAATTTAGTTATTGTTTCCGATCATGGTATGACAAAAATTGATAAAGACCATGTAATCAAATGGCAGGAAAACATTGTCGAAGGTGTGAAGGCTATTAATGGCTCTACACAACTTTATTTGTATAGTGATAGTGATAGCAATTTACAACAAACCGTTCAACTATTAAATAATAATAAAACAGTTGCCGGTAAAGAAAATTATCGTATTTACCAATACCCTAATTTCCCAAAACATTGGCAGTTAAACCGCAAAACTGCCGCGGTCCCTGATGTTATTATTGAAGCTTTACCTTCCTATATTTTTGAGAATGGTAAAAAAACTATAAAGCCTGAAACCCATGGCTACGATTCAAAGTTTCAACCTGAGTTAAATGCTATTTTTATTGCCATAGGACCAGCATTTAGAAAAAACGTGCAAGTTGAAGCATTTGAAAACGTAAATGTATTACCAATTATCACACGCGCATTAAAACTGAAAGATGTCGACAATATTGACGGTAACTATAAAGTAGCAGAGCTAATGATTAAATAG
- a CDS encoding phosphoribosyltransferase family protein: MEKRFITAQELLEDSFRVAAKVYEDGFRPQFIVGIWRGGAPIGIAVQEYFDFKKVETDHIAVRTSSYYGINQQSKEIKVHGLHYIIENANADDGLLIVDDVFDSGRSIDALITQMKKLTRNNMPTDVRIACPWYKPTNSKVDLVPDYYVHESSEWLVFPHELSGLTPDEIAHGKKDLVNILDLFK, translated from the coding sequence ATGGAAAAGCGATTTATAACAGCGCAAGAGTTACTTGAAGATTCATTTCGTGTTGCTGCGAAGGTTTATGAAGACGGTTTTAGACCACAATTTATTGTTGGTATTTGGCGTGGTGGTGCACCTATCGGCATCGCAGTACAAGAATACTTTGACTTTAAAAAAGTTGAAACTGACCATATTGCCGTTCGAACATCTTCTTATTACGGTATTAATCAGCAAAGCAAAGAAATTAAAGTTCACGGTTTACATTATATAATTGAAAATGCAAATGCTGATGATGGGCTGTTAATTGTGGATGATGTATTCGACTCTGGTCGCAGTATTGATGCGTTAATAACTCAAATGAAAAAGTTAACCCGCAACAATATGCCAACAGATGTAAGAATAGCCTGTCCTTGGTATAAGCCAACAAATTCTAAAGTAGATTTAGTACCTGATTATTATGTACATGAGTCATCAGAATGGTTAGTTTTTCCACATGAACTATCTGGCTTAACACCAGACGAAATTGCGCACGGTAAAAAAGATTTGGTCAATATTTTAGATCTATTTAAATAA
- the bioC gene encoding malonyl-ACP O-methyltransferase BioC gives MSEKTNRFKIARSFGSASTSYDISARLQRYCGKHLMPWLPNRNDLTALDLGAGTGFFTDLLASRYQQVIGVDISKKMLNFSKDNRNKSIHWLEADAYKIPLQDNSIDLVYSNLMIQWCDPLDLVLNEVIRVLKPGGLFVFSTLIDGTLFELKSAWAQVDNDQHVIDFKAETDIRPLFDGTDRKLLDFKQQDIVLEYENVLHLAHELKSLGANHVPKKQAKGLAGKDKWQKMTKSYQDFIEPSGIYPATYKAFSGLIVKLND, from the coding sequence ATGTCTGAAAAGACTAACCGTTTTAAGATAGCGAGATCATTTGGCTCAGCTAGTACTTCTTATGACATTTCAGCGCGTTTACAACGCTATTGTGGTAAGCATTTAATGCCTTGGTTACCTAATCGCAATGATTTAACTGCGTTAGATTTGGGTGCGGGTACTGGTTTTTTTACCGACCTTTTGGCAAGTCGTTATCAACAAGTTATTGGTGTAGATATATCGAAAAAAATGCTAAATTTTTCTAAAGATAATCGTAATAAAAGCATTCATTGGCTAGAAGCCGACGCATATAAAATTCCATTACAAGATAACAGTATCGATTTAGTTTATTCCAATCTTATGATCCAGTGGTGTGACCCACTAGATTTAGTGCTAAATGAAGTCATTCGAGTATTAAAACCCGGTGGCCTGTTTGTTTTTAGTACTTTAATTGATGGCACTTTATTTGAATTAAAGTCTGCTTGGGCACAAGTTGATAATGACCAACACGTAATCGACTTTAAAGCAGAAACTGATATTAGACCATTATTTGACGGCACTGATCGCAAGCTATTGGATTTTAAACAGCAAGATATAGTATTAGAATATGAAAATGTTTTACATTTAGCACATGAATTGAAAAGCCTGGGTGCGAATCATGTACCTAAAAAGCAGGCCAAAGGGCTTGCGGGTAAAGATAAGTGGCAAAAAATGACTAAAAGCTATCAAGACTTTATAGAGCCAAGTGGTATATACCCGGCAACTTATAAAGCTTTTTCAGGCCTTATTGTGAAGTTAAACGATTAA
- a CDS encoding 8-amino-7-oxononanoate synthase — translation MAFDFLSANIAQQKQRTRYRVRQCVAEQNGRYVKIDDKSYLNFSSNDYLGLNHHPEINQALLAGAERFGTCASGSSLITGYSYAHQALENDICDWLNKPKCLLFASGFSANNALMHALGHESCQLYLDKLSHASLIDGALSSNAKVKRFLHNDTAQLQRFLSQSQQAAINTGHELNKVIVSEGVFSMDGDQADVEQLSKIAQQHQALLYLDDAHSIGVVGNKGEGSSSVAEVDVIMATFGKSIATSGAFVACDELLADYLVNFSRHYIYSTAISPALAWATKKSIEIIQREHWRREKITELSQLLASKLSNKVQLIKNASSIHAIVIGDEVATLAVCQKLRDKGIWLSAIRPPTVPNNSSRLRVTVTSKHEIKDINYLANCINEVIA, via the coding sequence ATGGTCGTTATGTTAAAATCGACGATAAAAGTTACTTAAACTTTTCTTCTAACGACTATCTCGGTTTAAATCACCATCCAGAAATTAACCAAGCATTGTTAGCAGGGGCTGAGAGATTTGGCACATGCGCTAGCGGTTCTAGTTTAATTACTGGCTATTCTTATGCACATCAAGCATTAGAAAATGACATTTGTGATTGGTTAAACAAGCCCAAATGTTTGTTATTTGCTAGCGGATTTTCGGCCAATAACGCGCTAATGCACGCATTAGGGCATGAGAGTTGCCAACTTTATTTAGATAAACTTAGTCATGCGTCATTAATAGATGGTGCTTTATCAAGTAATGCTAAAGTAAAACGCTTTTTACATAACGATACTGCACAACTACAAAGATTTTTATCACAAAGCCAACAAGCAGCCATTAATACGGGTCACGAGTTAAACAAGGTTATTGTCTCTGAAGGCGTTTTTAGTATGGACGGCGATCAGGCCGACGTAGAACAATTATCTAAAATAGCACAGCAACACCAAGCCTTATTATATTTAGATGACGCCCACAGTATCGGCGTTGTAGGTAATAAAGGTGAAGGAAGTAGTAGCGTTGCAGAAGTGGACGTGATTATGGCAACCTTTGGCAAAAGTATTGCCACCAGCGGAGCCTTTGTGGCTTGTGATGAATTACTCGCTGATTATTTAGTTAATTTTTCTCGGCATTATATATATTCCACGGCTATTTCTCCGGCATTAGCTTGGGCAACAAAAAAGAGTATTGAAATCATTCAACGTGAGCATTGGCGACGCGAAAAAATTACAGAATTGAGTCAATTACTTGCGTCAAAACTCAGCAATAAAGTACAATTAATTAAAAATGCATCTTCAATTCATGCCATCGTTATTGGCGATGAAGTTGCAACACTTGCTGTGTGTCAAAAATTACGAGATAAGGGTATTTGGCTCAGTGCCATCCGTCCTCCTACTGTTCCAAATAATAGTTCGAGGTTACGCGTAACCGTAACATCGAAACATGAAATTAAAGATATCAATTACTTAGCTAATTGTATCAATGAGGTTATAGCATAA
- a CDS encoding ferredoxin--NADP reductase — MMTKLNGFAKGEVINYKQWTDNEFSITVKSEIGPYVAGQFTKLALPDENGNWLRRAYSFVNSPNHSQGANCMEFLIIDVPNGDLSPKLGQLHLGDEIYVGEKPSGFMTLAEIPQTATNLWLLSTGTAIGPFLSILAEIETQSRFDNVILVHAVRTRQELVYQELIEKFKQEYTGKLSYLPIVSREKHQHIMSGRIPDLLKDGSLMQAINLTPNKESSFFYLCGNPAMVHDTRDVLLELGFQKHLRRSAGHFSFENYW, encoded by the coding sequence ATGATGACAAAACTCAACGGTTTTGCCAAAGGTGAAGTTATTAATTATAAACAATGGACCGATAACGAATTTTCGATCACGGTAAAATCAGAAATCGGTCCTTATGTGGCGGGACAGTTTACAAAATTGGCCCTGCCCGATGAAAACGGTAACTGGCTTAGACGCGCCTATTCCTTTGTTAACTCTCCAAATCATAGCCAAGGTGCAAATTGTATGGAGTTTCTTATTATCGATGTTCCTAATGGCGATTTAAGTCCTAAACTTGGGCAACTACACCTAGGTGATGAAATTTATGTAGGTGAAAAGCCTAGTGGCTTTATGACCCTAGCAGAAATTCCTCAAACAGCGACTAACCTTTGGTTACTTTCAACAGGCACCGCCATAGGGCCATTTTTGTCCATATTGGCTGAAATAGAAACTCAAAGTCGCTTCGACAATGTTATCTTAGTTCACGCTGTTAGAACTCGGCAAGAATTAGTCTATCAAGAATTAATTGAAAAATTTAAACAAGAATATACTGGTAAGTTAAGTTATCTGCCGATAGTTTCACGCGAGAAACATCAGCATATAATGTCTGGACGAATTCCTGACTTATTAAAAGACGGTAGCCTAATGCAGGCTATTAACTTAACGCCAAATAAAGAAAGTAGCTTTTTCTATTTATGTGGAAATCCTGCAATGGTTCACGACACACGAGATGTATTACTTGAATTAGGTTTTCAAAAACACTTAAGACGATCTGCTGGACATTTTAGTTTTGAGAACTATTGGTAA
- a CDS encoding M20/M25/M40 family metallo-hydrolase — translation MINLKSYFLLFVIMTSTACSRQNLSTTGLVNSPKEAVLKHLQYLSSDKLQGRRIGTKGSKLSQDYIVDQLKKNNIKSLSTQYLAPFSIPGLFNSTQGHNVTGLIKGTEFPNKFIVLSAHFDHIGGRGNKIYNGADDNASGTSALLYYAKKLQHSPLRYSVIVLFTNGEEVNLNGAKAFIKQNALILDKIVLNINLDMIAGNAKTKYLRYISRGITDLLGKEKALAFEQKNYALQLKQGFRQRNQCADKNIKWQLASDHGVFYRQSIPFIYFGVGCHKNYHQITDTYENINRAFFLSAVNIIYQQIQFIDQNL, via the coding sequence ATGATCAATTTAAAATCGTATTTTTTACTCTTTGTTATCATGACGAGTACAGCCTGCAGTAGGCAAAACCTTTCAACTACTGGGTTAGTGAATAGTCCAAAAGAAGCGGTGCTAAAACACTTACAGTATTTATCATCAGATAAGTTGCAAGGACGTCGAATTGGCACAAAGGGCAGTAAATTAAGCCAAGATTATATTGTTGACCAACTTAAAAAAAACAACATAAAATCACTATCAACCCAATATTTAGCCCCTTTTTCTATTCCAGGCCTTTTTAACTCTACTCAAGGCCATAATGTTACAGGATTAATTAAAGGTACTGAGTTCCCAAATAAGTTTATCGTTCTTTCCGCTCATTTTGATCACATTGGTGGCCGTGGCAATAAAATATATAACGGCGCTGACGATAATGCCTCAGGTACCTCTGCATTATTATACTATGCAAAAAAACTACAACATTCTCCGTTAAGATACAGCGTGATAGTTTTATTCACTAACGGAGAAGAAGTTAACTTAAACGGCGCAAAGGCATTCATAAAACAAAACGCACTAATATTAGATAAAATAGTACTCAACATTAACCTTGATATGATAGCGGGCAATGCGAAGACAAAATATTTACGATATATAAGTAGAGGCATAACTGATCTATTGGGCAAAGAGAAAGCATTAGCCTTTGAGCAGAAAAATTATGCTCTGCAATTAAAGCAAGGATTTAGACAACGAAATCAATGTGCTGACAAAAATATAAAGTGGCAACTCGCGAGTGACCATGGGGTGTTTTATCGACAAAGTATTCCGTTTATTTATTTTGGTGTTGGATGTCACAAAAACTATCACCAGATAACTGATACTTATGAAAACATAAATCGCGCTTTTTTTCTCTCAGCAGTAAATATTATCTACCAACAAATTCAATTTATTGATCAAAATCTATAA
- a CDS encoding type II toxin-antitoxin system HicB family antitoxin: MKYPVLVLRNNEENNYLFSIVDLPGCQVKATTMDEGFLLLNEAMISHLKVLVEYGEQVPHAKTIEEHMLLSVAASPIWAVLDFDIVPYMGKSHKINVTLPELLIKQIDDRVAKSSQYKTRSGFIAMACSTELAKRS; the protein is encoded by the coding sequence ATGAAATATCCCGTATTGGTTTTACGTAATAATGAAGAGAATAATTACCTATTTTCAATTGTTGATTTACCGGGTTGTCAGGTGAAAGCTACAACAATGGATGAGGGATTTTTATTACTAAATGAAGCGATGATTTCACACTTAAAAGTATTAGTTGAATATGGTGAGCAAGTGCCACATGCAAAAACTATTGAAGAGCATATGTTACTGTCTGTTGCAGCCTCTCCGATTTGGGCTGTGCTTGATTTTGACATTGTGCCCTATATGGGTAAAAGTCATAAAATAAACGTAACCTTACCTGAGTTATTAATAAAACAAATTGATGATCGGGTGGCTAAATCTTCACAATACAAAACCCGCTCTGGCTTTATCGCAATGGCATGTTCAACAGAGTTAGCAAAACGGAGTTAG
- the pepE gene encoding dipeptidase PepE, which produces MTIENANLLLLSSSRVGNTEYLHHALAMIKAKLEGVTELLFIPYAGVTLNYDDYTAKVQNALAEIGIKVTGIHQYDDPIIAINSAKAIAVGGGNTFHLLHQLYQHKLIKPIQNKVAKGTPYIGWSAGSNIAGLTIRTTNDMPIIEPLSFDALQLVEFQLNPHYTDHNPAGHNGETREQRLAEFMVLNPTTAIVAIVEGTALDIMQNSMKLVSGLPEKLTEANGFLFKASQKTVITPDDNLDYLL; this is translated from the coding sequence TTGACCATTGAAAATGCAAACTTACTGCTACTTAGCAGCTCTCGTGTTGGTAACACAGAATACTTACACCATGCTTTAGCGATGATAAAAGCAAAACTTGAAGGTGTGACTGAATTATTGTTTATCCCCTATGCGGGAGTCACATTAAATTATGATGACTATACGGCAAAGGTTCAAAACGCATTAGCTGAAATTGGTATTAAAGTAACAGGTATCCACCAATATGATGACCCGATCATCGCAATTAACTCGGCAAAAGCCATAGCTGTTGGCGGTGGTAATACTTTTCATTTATTACACCAGTTATATCAACACAAGTTAATTAAGCCCATTCAGAACAAAGTGGCTAAAGGTACACCTTATATAGGTTGGAGTGCTGGTTCAAATATTGCTGGGCTTACTATTCGTACAACCAATGATATGCCAATTATTGAACCGTTGAGCTTTGATGCCTTGCAACTTGTTGAATTTCAGCTGAACCCACATTATACCGATCACAATCCTGCGGGTCATAATGGGGAAACTCGTGAACAACGTTTGGCTGAGTTTATGGTGCTTAATCCGACGACAGCCATTGTTGCGATTGTGGAAGGTACGGCATTAGATATTATGCAAAACTCGATGAAACTTGTTTCAGGTTTACCTGAAAAATTAACTGAAGCGAATGGTTTTCTATTTAAGGCGAGTCAGAAGACAGTTATAACGCCTGATGATAACCTAGACTACCTACTGTAA
- a CDS encoding glutathione S-transferase family protein: protein MKVYGDSQSGNCYKVQLTCALLNIEYQWLPINILKGDNTTASFLSKSNNGKIPLLELDDGRCLVESNAIINYLAHGSYLLPNETFALAKVQQWQFFEQYSHEPYIAVARFISKYLGLPENRRAEYESKQVGGYKALKVMEQQLQKSDYLTGNKISTADIALFAYTHVADEGGFELSKFSAISNWLERIKMQDNYLPMPVV from the coding sequence TTGAAGGTATATGGTGATAGTCAATCAGGTAATTGCTATAAGGTGCAGTTAACTTGTGCTTTATTAAACATAGAATATCAATGGTTACCGATAAATATACTTAAAGGTGATAACACTACAGCAAGTTTTCTCAGTAAAAGTAATAACGGGAAAATACCACTTTTGGAATTAGATGACGGCCGTTGCTTAGTTGAGTCGAACGCTATCATTAATTATTTAGCGCATGGGAGTTATTTATTACCCAATGAAACTTTTGCATTAGCCAAAGTACAACAATGGCAATTTTTCGAGCAATATAGTCATGAACCTTATATTGCTGTCGCTAGATTTATCTCAAAGTACCTTGGCTTACCTGAAAATAGGCGCGCTGAGTATGAATCAAAGCAGGTAGGTGGCTATAAAGCACTTAAGGTGATGGAGCAGCAATTGCAGAAAAGTGATTATTTAACAGGTAATAAAATATCCACTGCCGATATAGCGTTATTTGCCTATACCCATGTCGCAGATGAAGGCGGATTTGAGTTATCAAAATTTTCAGCCATAAGTAATTGGCTTGAAAGAATTAAAATGCAAGATAACTATCTGCCAATGCCTGTGGTGTAA
- a CDS encoding tetratricopeptide repeat protein, translated as MKNSSNLSLLVTIFLSLTACQSASKLQNYNAASHTNKFLDEKFKGYKAVRVETEAEIFALSEEMKSMAKSISFERDTRKKAHKLLQQFFSPENINLAYESGANVVAAQAFKNKEANCLSLTIMAYAIAQEAKLNVAFQGVEVPEYWVRNGRVNMLTGHINLTVLQESFPDKVVLWQRTGIEIDFDPFVNKKSFPKRKIYKNNVLAMFYNNKGATAMVNRDYVSAYAYLKKATSLDPYFSSAWGNLGILYRFKGFQQSAIDTYRYAIYLNKNNLTAMANLSMLLHLNGLYDEARILDSHIMHKRASNPYYYALLADERFYKGAYNQAISHYKKAIKLNDNIHEFYFGLAKVYYKLNNIKKAEYYVKKAIAKNRSPQLDEQYLAKLNILKKIENNSKLP; from the coding sequence ATGAAAAACTCATCAAACCTCTCGTTGCTAGTCACAATATTTTTATCCTTAACGGCCTGTCAATCAGCCAGCAAACTCCAAAACTATAATGCTGCAAGCCATACTAATAAATTTTTAGATGAAAAATTTAAAGGTTACAAAGCGGTCAGAGTAGAGACCGAAGCTGAAATTTTCGCCTTGAGTGAAGAAATGAAAAGTATGGCAAAAAGTATTAGTTTTGAACGTGATACTCGTAAAAAAGCGCACAAATTACTTCAACAATTTTTTAGCCCAGAAAACATCAATTTAGCCTATGAATCTGGTGCCAATGTTGTCGCTGCCCAAGCCTTTAAAAACAAAGAGGCTAATTGTTTATCACTCACTATTATGGCTTATGCGATAGCGCAAGAAGCAAAATTAAATGTTGCTTTTCAAGGTGTTGAAGTGCCTGAGTATTGGGTTCGCAATGGACGTGTCAACATGCTCACAGGGCACATCAATTTAACTGTTTTACAGGAAAGCTTTCCTGATAAAGTGGTACTTTGGCAGCGAACAGGTATTGAAATTGATTTTGATCCCTTTGTTAATAAAAAGTCATTTCCAAAACGTAAAATCTATAAAAATAATGTGCTTGCGATGTTCTACAATAATAAAGGTGCTACTGCGATGGTTAATAGAGATTATGTCTCAGCCTACGCTTATTTAAAAAAAGCTACCTCCCTTGATCCTTACTTTTCTTCTGCTTGGGGTAACTTAGGTATTTTGTACCGTTTTAAAGGCTTCCAACAAAGTGCGATTGATACCTATCGATATGCTATTTACCTGAACAAAAATAATTTAACCGCAATGGCTAATTTAAGTATGTTGTTGCACCTTAATGGTTTATACGATGAAGCAAGGATACTTGATAGTCATATCATGCACAAACGTGCTAGTAATCCTTATTATTACGCGCTACTGGCTGATGAAAGGTTCTATAAAGGTGCTTATAACCAGGCGATATCTCATTATAAAAAAGCCATAAAACTTAATGATAATATCCATGAATTTTATTTTGGTTTGGCTAAAGTTTATTACAAGCTAAATAACATTAAAAAAGCTGAATACTATGTTAAAAAAGCCATAGCTAAAAACCGTAGTCCTCAACTCGACGAACAATACTTAGCGAAGTTAAATATATTAAAAAAAATTGAGAACAATAGTAAATTACCATGA